Sequence from the Candidatus Poribacteria bacterium genome:
ACGACTTGTGCTGTAAATTCCCGTCCATCGGATGCAATAACAGTGATAGCATCAGCACCTTCAATGACGTGGTGGTTCGTCAGGATATGTCCCTTTTTGTCAACAATGACCCCTGAACCGACTGTTTGGAACGAACGCCTGCGAGAATACGGGATTTCACCCCAGAACCAGTCTTCAAAGGCGGGCTGTGTCTCAACGTTCCGAACTGCGCTGATGTTGACGACTGCAGGACTGGCTTTCGCGACTGCCGTAACGATTGCGGTCCGCCGCGATGCAGTTACCGCGTTTTGTGTAGATGCTTTGCTGAGTTCCGCACTGTAGGCACTATTAAACGTGCCTACAAGTATAAGGACCAGGCATAGGAGCAGCCCAGCGATGCGACTATGGTGTTGCCATGGATATATCATCAATCTTCGGGCAGGAGACCCCATCCTTTAGGTTGGGGAGGAATGCCCGCTCCTATAGTAAAAGTTCAGGCGTGTTAGCACTCTAAAATCAGACCGCTTCCCCCCTGTCGTTAATCGTTTGTTTTCCATACTGTATATTGAAAACAAACCTTTTGCGTTAACGCCAGCAAGTCGGGTGAATCCGTATTTGACATGCCTAATCAATGTGTTTTTGACTAAGCCTTGACCTAATACAGTGCCTCCCACCCGTCTGCGTTCACCCCCTTTCGACTCCTGTTGCCTATGCAACGCTCTTCGCTTTATCCGGATCGGCGAGACACAGAGTAAGTCGGTGTTATCAGGAATGCCTGAACCCCCAATAGTGTGATACGCCAAGCACCAGGCATCTACGCAATGGGCATCAAAGGTTTCTGCTAACTTCTTCGAGGATTTCTTCAGCCCTAACCGGTCTCGTATCTCTTTCGTTTCCCAACCTTGTAAGGTTAACAATGCCCAGCGTTTACGAATTTCGGTATAGAACCACTGTTTACCGACTTCAAGTGGACTAAAAGAGGTATTCCACTTCTTAGCATGTTCTATTGTTCGTGCCTTAATATCTTCAACACATACGTGTGTGACGGGATACAACTTTGAAAGCCAATTCAGGATACGAAGTTTCCAATCCCATCTCGCACGTGTCCCAGCGGGGATACGCTCTCTATTGGCAAGACGGTTGGTTCTGTTTTTTCGGTTCGGACACTTCCGAGACCGCCGACTTCTACGTAACTCGCGACGTTTTTCAACTTTCTTACCGACACCGCTATGAGCATCAACTTGCACATTCAAATAGGTATGAGATTCTGACTTGACGGTAAAGCCTTCCTTCTGACTACCGGGGTCTACACCGACGACTATATCTTGTGTGTATTCGGCTTCGGTAGCATAGTTCAGCCGAATACAAAATATCCCATTAGACCAATACGGCGTAGCTAAGCCTTTCTTAATCAGCATGCCCGCCTTGTTAGCAGGCGTCGGCATCAACTTCTGACCTGTTTGACTTGTCACCGGAACAAACATTGTTTGTAATCTCCCTTACGGGTTGTGTATTGCCCCTTACAGATCACAATATCGTAGAGTGAATCAGACGAGGGGAGTATCCGAAACATTGTTTCGGCAGCCACGCCGAGATACTGCGATATATTACTGTAGAAAATAGTTTAACTTGTGGAGTGAACGTTTGGCATACGCTTCGCACAAGCCCCATGCTTTAGCTTGGGGTTATTGACAGTTTCTAATTTATACTGTTATAAAATAAGACTTGCGCGAAAAACAGTAATTTCGGTGTTTTTAACCCCTAAACCCCCCTTATCAGAGGGACTTTAAGAGGAAATGCGTAAGTCCTAACAGAACTTCTTAACGTGTCAACTTAAGAGAAATACGATATCCCTCTAACCCTGGATCGGTGTCAACGATTTCTTGAACGGCTTCGGGTGTCCGCCGTTTCGCTGGAAAATCGTCGGCATTCGCGCATCGTAGTGCTATCCTTGCTCCGACTGCGCTGGCGGCGCGTAGGTTTTCCAGTTTTACCTTTTCCAGTGTATCATAAGCCGTATGACCGAAACCCCTACCAGCCGGTAGTGCCTCTGGGTCGCCTATGTGGCTTGAAGGGACACCTTTCAGGAAAAATGGAAAGTGGTCGGAGTAAGAATGGACTTTCTGTCCGACTGGCATTTCGGCGTGCATCTGCTCACGCGCGGTGTTAAAAAACGGTCCCAGCGCGTCCCAGCAGTGCAGGACTATACCTTTGCGACTTGTTCCACCGGCGGCATCCATATTCAGCATGAACCGGATGTTATCCAACTCCGAGTCGTGTGCATCGACATAGCGAAACGCGCCTGTGAGTCCGATTTCCTCTGTGCCAAAGGCGATGAATCGGACAGTGCGTTTGAGCGAATCACCGGCATAAGCAGATAGGACGCGGGCGGCTTCTATGACGGATACCATGCCTGAAGCAGGGTCGTGCGCGCCTTGCGAAATGTCGTGTCCATCGTAATGGCAACCGACGATTATCATCTCGTTCCCGTTTTCAGAACCGGGCAAATCCGCGACGACGTTCCATGACGTGCGGGGTTCGTTGACATCCGTGGTCTGGAGCTTCAGTGTTACTTTCCCTTGTTTGCGTTCCAAGAGCCGTGTCAAGAATTCGCCGTCCTCTTTGCAAACGGAGATACCCGGAATGGGGGCAGGTCTATTGTTTTGAAGACTCCCTGTTTCGGGTCCGACACCCGGGTGTTCACTGACGAAAATGAACCCACTCGCGCCAGCGAGGACCGCGCGTTCAAATTTCTCTTTGCGATGTACCCATCTTCCGAGGTCGGGCGGTGAGGAGCTCTTTGCCATGACAAGGTTATTTGTAGCAGTATTACCGAGTGCCTCATATTCTGGAGGGCTTCCGTGTCCAGCAGAGATCAATTCGGTTGTGATGTCGTCGGCGGGGCAGTAAGGGAGCGAGATGCAGTGCAGTGTTCGGCGGATGGGTTCCAGTACCTCAAGCGTCGCTGTGCCACGCGTCCAACCGGCATAAGGGTAATCTTCGAGTCTGACGTTCTGGAGTCCGTATCGTTTGAAGCAGTCTGCAATGAAGTTCGCGGCTGCATACTCTTCAGGGGTTCCGGCGAACCTGGCACCGTATTCATCGCATAGGACGGTTAGATTGTCCATCACCTCTTGCGAAGTGTAAATGTCACCGACCATCTGTTGGTCGAACTGCAAGTAAGGGTTCGTTTTGCTCATAAGTTTCGGTGTTCTCTTGGTTTTTGACGGTTTGGGGCGGTAGCGATACCATTCTTGCGTTGGCAATCTTTTTAAGTTGCCACAGATCTAATATCTGAATGCGTCGATACCGTTTCTCAAGGACTTTGTGATCTTTAAACTGATTTAGGAGTGCCTCTGTCCTTTCGACAGAGCAACCGATTAATTGTGATATTTTTTTTGTCGAAAGTTTGCGTAAGGTGCATTGTGAACCGTGTCTGATCGTTGTACGATTTTGCTTCGGCGCGTTGGCGTAGTTTTGTAATAGCAGCGCGAGCCGTGATGCCGGACTCCGAAACGCAATGTTCAGAAACGGGTTAGTCGTTCCCTGCTGTGATTTCCGACCTCTGGATAATAGGTTAACAGCATCTGTGCTTTTAGTAGGTGTCCACTTGGACTTCACAATACCAAAAACCCGCAAACGGCATCCTATAGCCGCTATAGCCGATTGGATGCGCTGAAACAGTGGACGTTTAAACGGCATCGCTAAATGCATTTTTCGCTTCAGAAAGAATTGAAAGTTTTTCGCGCTAACGATACCGATAACGGCTTCCGTAAGTGTTTCAGCGGTGAGGTTCCGATTTGCTTCGTTATCATCCCATGCGATCGCGCCAAGGATTTCACCCGGTTCCAGTACCTCTAAGGTGACAGGTTCGCCTTCAGACGGTGTTTCATAGATTTTGACACGTCCCTCCTTCAGCAGATAAACACCTTCAGTCGTAATGGTATCTTCGTATTTTAGTTGTTTGAAGGTCGTTATCCGTTCAAGTGCGTTTGCGTCTGACTCGGAGAGGTCGTGGAAGATATCTATCTGTTTAACACACCAGAATCTCTCTGAAGTTCCTTCTCGTACCGCCATGCTGTGATCGTCCCGTCTGTTTCCGGTTAAACGTGTGTATTTTTGGGGTTATGGACTGCGATCGCCCACTGAAAATTTCAGTCTACTTTGTCCTTAATTATACCAATATATTGCTGATAAATCAAGGAAAATAGAGGTTTTGGTTTTTGGTTATCAATTCGCCGGATGTAAAATGGTTTCTGTGTGGTATTTTCAGTTGAAGATTTGATGGGTTTCCAGCTCAAAAAGTTACCAAATGGTAACTTTTTTGTTTTTCGGTGACTTTTGAAATTCGGTTGAGAGCCCTGTCATCGTGTGGGTTTATCGGTGTTTTTTCTAAAGTTTTCCATTGTGAAAAAATGTTACCACGGAAAATGTAACATTCCGTTTGTCTAAGCCGCTGATTGCACAGATTTCACGGATTTTGGATGTCTTTTGCGTTTTCATTTTGTTGATGTGGATGCCTTAAAATGTTACACCAGTGTAACATTGCATATTTTTTGTTTATATGCGTAAACATAGGTGGTGTCTGGTTTCTGAGGCGTTTTCAATGTTGGTGTTCTGCTGCGAAAAGAAAATTGGTAGAAAGTGTAACATTTTGTTTGTCTGAACCAAGATTTTCGCTATTATAGGATGCTCGTGTTTAGTCTTAATTTTAGTATAGATTATATATGATAACATATATAATTTGTAAAAGCAAATTTATTTTTTCTCTTGGTCTGTCCAGTCTAAAATTGGGAGTAACCCCGTTCGTAGTAGGGCAATTTTGCGGTGTACTCACCCAAATGCGAAGGGCATTATTGCCCGTC
This genomic interval carries:
- a CDS encoding RRXRR domain-containing protein, with the translated sequence MFVPVTSQTGQKLMPTPANKAGMLIKKGLATPYWSNGIFCIRLNYATEAEYTQDIVVGVDPGSQKEGFTVKSESHTYLNVQVDAHSGVGKKVEKRRELRRSRRSRKCPNRKNRTNRLANRERIPAGTRARWDWKLRILNWLSKLYPVTHVCVEDIKARTIEHAKKWNTSFSPLEVGKQWFYTEIRKRWALLTLQGWETKEIRDRLGLKKSSKKLAETFDAHCVDAWCLAYHTIGGSGIPDNTDLLCVSPIRIKRRALHRQQESKGGERRRVGGTVLGQGLVKNTLIRHVKYGFTRLAGVNAKGLFSIYSMENKRLTTGGKRSDFRVLTRLNFYYRSGHSSPT
- a CDS encoding M28 family peptidase, producing MSKTNPYLQFDQQMVGDIYTSQEVMDNLTVLCDEYGARFAGTPEEYAAANFIADCFKRYGLQNVRLEDYPYAGWTRGTATLEVLEPIRRTLHCISLPYCPADDITTELISAGHGSPPEYEALGNTATNNLVMAKSSSPPDLGRWVHRKEKFERAVLAGASGFIFVSEHPGVGPETGSLQNNRPAPIPGISVCKEDGEFLTRLLERKQGKVTLKLQTTDVNEPRTSWNVVADLPGSENGNEMIIVGCHYDGHDISQGAHDPASGMVSVIEAARVLSAYAGDSLKRTVRFIAFGTEEIGLTGAFRYVDAHDSELDNIRFMLNMDAAGGTSRKGIVLHCWDALGPFFNTAREQMHAEMPVGQKVHSYSDHFPFFLKGVPSSHIGDPEALPAGRGFGHTAYDTLEKVKLENLRAASAVGARIALRCANADDFPAKRRTPEAVQEIVDTDPGLEGYRISLKLTR
- a CDS encoding Crp/Fnr family transcriptional regulator, whose amino-acid sequence is MAVREGTSERFWCVKQIDIFHDLSESDANALERITTFKQLKYEDTITTEGVYLLKEGRVKIYETPSEGEPVTLEVLEPGEILGAIAWDDNEANRNLTAETLTEAVIGIVSAKNFQFFLKRKMHLAMPFKRPLFQRIQSAIAAIGCRLRVFGIVKSKWTPTKSTDAVNLLSRGRKSQQGTTNPFLNIAFRSPASRLALLLQNYANAPKQNRTTIRHGSQCTLRKLSTKKISQLIGCSVERTEALLNQFKDHKVLEKRYRRIQILDLWQLKKIANARMVSLPPQTVKNQENTETYEQNEPLLAVRPTDGR